A DNA window from Vigna unguiculata cultivar IT97K-499-35 chromosome 10, ASM411807v1, whole genome shotgun sequence contains the following coding sequences:
- the LOC114165139 gene encoding uncharacterized protein LOC114165139 produces the protein MRVFTHQMMFHAVSDPIWCRVFSTSLTGEVLEWFSELSANSIDSFATLKARFSTQFAPLRPAILTVDNLVNIRQEDGESLRSYLDLYNRMSVKIKDLSDKIARHHFSYGLQSGVFADKISHKKPKTMEEMRERATKFIQMEDMQEFRVKKREKEDAASHKSAPRPSKPLALPNEKKTPKKKPPPPDADGSKHCQYHRTISHTTEECHTLRDKIEELICQGHLKKYIQQDRPQRSPIRNRSLARRQAPAKWEKRREREPDRRRRESSRAHRSPRRSRSRSRDKPLRGYINTISGGFAEGGSSSSARKRHVRALKSVHLVEKKVRSMPHITFTDEDFKAPDPDHDDPMVISIEVAKYGIGKVLVDQGSSVNILY, from the exons ATGCGGGTATTCACCCACCAGATGATGTTTCATGCAGTGAGCGACCCGATCTGGTGTCGCGTATTCTCAACCTCTCTAACGGGAGAGGTGTTGGAGTGGTTCTCCGAGCTGTCGGCTAACAGCATCGACTCCTTCGCCACTCTGAAAGCCAGGTTCAGCACGCAGTTTGCCCCCTTGAGGCCAGCCATACTGACGGTGGATAACTTAGTCAACATCCGCCAGGAGGATGGGGAATCACTGAGAAGTTATCTCGATCTGTATAATCGCATGTCGGTCAAGATAAAAGACCTTAGCGACAAAATCGCTCGGCATCACTTCTCGTACGGTCTGCAGTCGGGTGTGTTCGCGGATAAGATAAGCCACAAAAAGCCAAAGACGATGGAGGAGATGAGGGAGCGAGCGACCAAGTTCATCCAGATGGAAGATATGCAGGAGTTTAGGGTGAAGAAAAGGGAGAAGGAAGATGCAGCTTCACATAAAAGCGCCCCCCGACCGAGCAAACCCCTTGCTCTGCCCAACGAGAAGAAAACACCCAA AAAGAAACCTCCACCTCCCGACGCCGATGGGAGCAAGCATTGTCAGTACCATCGGACAATCAGCCATACAACGGAAGAGTGCCATACGCTCCGTGATAAGATTGAGGAGCTGATCTGCCAAGGGCACTTGAAGAAATACATCCAGCAGGACCGCCCCCAGCGAAGCCCGATCAGGAACAGAAGCCTGGCACGAAGACAGGCCCCAGCTAAGTGGGAAAAGAGGCGAGAGCGGGAGCCCGATAGGCGAAGGAGAGAGTCGTCTAGAGCCCACCGAAGCCCGAGGAGGAGTCGCAGTCGAAGCAGAGATAAACCCTTAAGGGGTTACATCAATACCATTTCGGGAGGATTCGCTGAAGGAGGATCGAGCTCGTCTGCTCGAAAGAGACATGTCCGAGCGCTCAAATCGGTCCACCTGGTGGAGAAGAAGGTGCGATCGATGCCCCATATAACCTTCACCGATGAGGACTTCAAAGCCCCAGACCCCGATCATGATGACCCGATGGTCATCTCCATCGAAGTAGCGAAGTATGGGATTGGGAAGGTTCTGGTAGACCAAGGAAGCTCTGTCAACATTTTGTACTAG
- the LOC114165140 gene encoding uncharacterized protein LOC114165140 — protein MYSPDRSKTMFIIDKVNYCYEVMPFGLKNARATYHGLMDQVFRDQISRTMEVYVDDMVVKSQTAEDHARDLKEVFHQIRKYNMHLNPEKCVFGVPVGKFLGFMLIARGIEANPDKCTAITEMRSPKILKEIQRLVGRLTSLARFLPKLTERIRSILKIMKKQTADKWDDRCEEAFQQIKGMISSPPIMSRPMEELPLQLYLFVSDDTISATLVQENPKQRPIYFISRVLQGAETRKPYLARRMIAWSVELSEFGLKYEPRGSVKGQHLADFAAELHGSASHQEQTWVLFVYGSSDKCNAEYEALIAGLRLTKDLGARRLKCNTDSRLMVGQVQGEYQVKDDLLLQYYHKVVEAMKEFEEVTVHHIPRAENTRADRLSKLAEGKEKGHLKTIIRQTLMMPSAGECSAVDRPADWRSQFWELLRRSDAGEDMKPIERRQALRFVIIGEDLYKRGFTVLLLKCLSEEEAGYVMNEVHNGVCGMHTSRRTMKARILQAGYYWPTME, from the exons ATGTACAGTCCGGACAGATCAAAGACGATGTTTATCATCGACAAGGTTAATTATTGCTACGAGGTCATGCCGTTCGGCCTAAAGAACGCTAGGGCGACGTACCATGGGCTCATGGATCAAGTTTTCAGAGACCAGATCAGTCGAACCATGGAGGTATACGTAGACGACATGGTCGTAAAATCGCAGACAGCCGAGGACCACGCTCGTGACCTCAAGGAGGTCTTCCACCAAATACGCAAGTATAACATGCATCTCAATCCGGAGAAATGTGTATTTGGAGTACCGGTCGGTAAGTTCCTGGGCTTTATGCTGATTGCCCGAGGGATTGAGGCCAACCCTGATAAGTGCACCGCGATCACTGAGATGAGGAGTCCCAAAATCCTCAAGGAGATCCAACGGTTGGTCGGCCGTCTGACGTCCCTCGCACGCTTCCTGCCAAAGTTAACAGAGAGGATAAGGTCGATCCTCAAGATCATGAAGAAGCAGACCGCTGACAAGTGGGACGACCGGTGTGAAGAGGCGTTCCAGCAGATAAAGGGGATGATCAGTAGCCCTCCAATAATGAGCCGACCGATGGAGGAACTGCCTTTGCAGTTATACCTGTTTGTCTCGGATGACACGATCAGCGCGACGCTGGTGCAGGAAAACCCGAAGCAGCGACCAATATATTTCATCAGCAGGGTATTGCAGGGAGCGGAGACCAG AAAACCCTACCTGGCCAGAAGGATGATAGCCTGGTCGGTAGAGTTATCCGAATTCGGCCTCAAGTATGAGCCGAGGGGGTCCGTCAAGGGGCAGCACTTGGCAGATTTCGCGGCAGAACTCCATGGATCGGCCTCCCATCAGGAACAGACGTGGGTGCTCTTTGTCTACGGCTCTTCAGACAAATGTAAC GCAGAGTACGAAGCGTTGATCGCTGGTCTGAGGCTGACGAAGGACTTGGGAGCAAGAAGGCTGAAATGTAACACCGATTCACGGCTCATGGTCGGGCAGGTGCAAGGGGAGTATCAGGTCAAAGATGATCTGCTACTGCAATATTACCACAAGGTGGTCGAAGCCATGAAAGAGTTCGAGGAGGTGACGGTTCATCACATACCCCGAGCAGAGAACACCCGAGCTGATAGGCTATCCAAGCTAGCAGAAGGAAAGGAAAAGGGTCATCTCAAGACCATCATCAGGCAAACCTTGATGATGCCCTCGGCGGGAGAATGCTCAGCCGTCGACCGGCCGGCGGACTGGAGAAGTCAGTTTTGGGAACTTCTGAGGAGAAGCGACGCCGGGGAAGATATGAAGCCGATCGAGCGGCGTCAGGCGCTCCGATTTGTCATAATCGGAGAAGACTTGTACAAGCGAGGGTTCACTGTGCTGCTCCTTAAATGCCTATCAGAGGAAGAAGCAGGCTACGTCATGAACGAGGTCCACAACGGCGTTTGTGGGATGCATACCAGCAGAAGAACGATGAAGGCACGGATACTCCAGGCGGGGTACTACTGGCCAACTATGGAGTAG